The proteins below come from a single Portunus trituberculatus isolate SZX2019 chromosome 2, ASM1759143v1, whole genome shotgun sequence genomic window:
- the LOC123501968 gene encoding zinc finger protein 628-like isoform X2, with protein MASSDLSFRGGKHSQTHPNITTLSKPATATTLTTATATAYHHTLPHLTAPHLYHSTDRSPLEDENDNLVNEAREKEKAFIDSSQNEQYLTEDSSGFDPPPPLPLYGVGGAVRRVRVGGDDGPPMVYSVRLHAEQVLVSRILGINAETGDKMELYKCFMCGVAFPSVSRLQAHLWTHKQRFVCSKCSFSCDSRVVFSSHVQREHLSATGGGGVAGAGGRREEGPGQQQRGVVGQEDPSNAENTVTVAALLSALREKARAGGRAGQTGLGNISPAPDDETDCSSGEDSYASPGCDAGQVGAGQGQAGQDEAGHGAEEMFKMYSCRFCGKKFDRAFSCNRHERVHTGYKPCFCRVCGRGFSEPRNLRHHVIRFHSDGSLRHLIKRDRRRKGENDPSTTIQAPVSPSPPLPHTTLPQLAILPQETRLKDVLKETANKLISSSNIDISGLSGKTGLEITLTKNDAPPQSAPKVPSAPQSPSPPPSKPHPQVSIHKQEEGNTSAAAAAAAAAAVTTYTTSLTKIIAASLDNSSRGNGRRMAGLGVETGVGQGSYRGQDLEPGEIRLDGRARIIEGESGRRLVVAEDEEGMDHSPHFSNYAPRLNIVQEPIDRDKALVPITDDIGRTFFECPYCHKLFGSTSDMNRHLDFHEDLRPYNCEYCDYSARTNSQLKVHKMRHEGIKLYSCDVCNYNGVTQSDLNRHKKTQSHIARSQNICSICGLGFYTTSQKQVHIVQCHPEVEGASSLIQMSMGPPVVPLIPPHPPPPPLPADGGGGGGVVVVVVLLVLLLLLYS; from the exons atgGCGTCCTCTGACCTAAGCTTTCGAGGTGGCAAGCACTcacagacacacccaaacattaCCACACTTTCCAAGCCTGCCAcagccaccacactcaccacagccACTGCCACAGCCTACCACCACACTCTGCCACACCTCACAGCGCCACACCTCTACCACAGCACGGATCGGAGCCCCCTGGAGGATGAGAACGACAATTTAGTGAACGAggcaagggagaaagagaaagcattTATCGACTCAAGTCAAAATGAACAATATTTGACCGAGGACTCTTCAGGATTTGACCCCCCCCCTCCCCTGCCTCTGTATGGGGTGGGGGGCGCTGTGAGGAGGGTGCGTGTAGGAGGGGATGATGGCCCCCCTATGGTGTACAGTGTGCGCCTTCATGCAgagcag gtccTAGTGTCGAGAATTCTGGGCATTAACGCAGAAACAGGGGACAAAATGGAGCTTTACAAATGCTTCATGTGTGGAGTTGCCTTCCCATCAGTGTCCAGGCTCCAGGCACACCTCTGGACACACAAACAGCGCTTCGTCTGCAGTAAATGTAGCTTCTCCTGTGATTCGAGGGTCGTGTTCTCCAGCCATGTGCAACGGGAGCATCTCTCGGCTActgggggtggtggtgtggctggtgctggtggtaggaG GGAGGAGGGCCcggggcagcagcagcggggCGTGGTGGGGCAAGAGGACCCAAGCAACGCAGAGAACACCGTCACTGTGGCTGCATTACTGTCCGCCCTGAGAGAGAAGGctcgggcgggcgggcgggctggACAGACGGGGCTCGGAAACATAAGCCCTGCCCCGGATGATGAAACAGACTGCAGCAGCGGCGAGGACTCATACGCTTCCCCGGGGTGTGACGCGGGGCAGGTCGGCGCAGGGCAGGGCCAGGCGGGGCAGGATGAGGCGGGGCATGGGGCGGAGGAGATGTTCAAAATGTACTCCTGTCGTTTCTGTGGGAAGAAGTTTGACCGCGCTTTCTCCTGCAACAGACATGAGCGGGTCCACACGGGGTACAAGCCATGTTTTTGCAGGGTGTGTGGTCGGGGTTTCTCGGAGCCCCGGAATTTACGACACCACGTCATCAGATTCCACAGCGACGGGTCCTTACGGCATCTAATAAAACGCGACAGGCGGCGTAAGGGGGAAAACGACCCCTCTACGACCATCCAAGCGCCTGTGTCCCCCTCGCCACctctgccacacaccacactaccacagcTTGCCATTCTACCACAGGAAACGAGACTAAAGGACGTTTTGAAGGAAACCGCGAATAAATTGATATCGTCATCAAATATAGACATATCGGGGCTGTCTGGAAAAACGGGGCTGGAAATCACACTAACTAAAAATGATGCCCCGCCCCAGTCAGCCCCAAAAGTCCCCTCAGCACCCCAGTCGCCTTCCCCGCCCCCCTCCAAGCCACATCCGCAAGTTTCCATACATAAGCAGGAGGAAGGCAACACatctgctgccgccgccgctgctgccgctgctgctgtcacCACGTACACCACCAGCCTCACCAAGATCATCGCTGCGTCGTTGGAta ATTCCAGTCGGGGCAACGGGAGGCGGATGGCGGGGCTTGGCGTGGAGACAGGTGTGGGGCAAGGAAGCTACAGGGGGCAAGATTTGGAGCCAGGAGAGATCAGGCTGGATGGCAGAGCTCGGATTATtgaaggagagagtgggaggcgATTAGTGGTGGccgaggatgaggaagggatggaCCACTCGCCACATTTCTCTAACTATGcacccag GCTGAACATCGTGCAGGAGCCCATCGACCGCGACAAGGCTTTGGTCCCCATCACTGACGACATTGGCAGGACATTCTTCGAGTGTCCTTACTGCCACAAGCTGTTTGGAAGCACCTCAGACATGAACAGACATTTAGATTTCCatgaag ACTTGCGGCCATACAACTGTGAATATTGCGACTACTCTGCTCGGACAAATAGCCAACTCAAAGTGCACAAGATGAGACATgagg gcatcaAGCTGTACAGTTGTGACGTGTGTAACTACAATGGAGTGACGCAGAGTGACTTGAACAGACACAAGAAGACACAAAGCCACATTGCTCGCAGTCAGAACATATGCTCCATCTGTGGGCTTGGATTCTACACCACCTCACAGAAACAG gtTCACATAGTACAGTGTCACCCAGAAGTAGAAGGTGCCTCGTCCCTAATTCAAATGAGTATGGGCCCCCCGGTGGTTCCCCTCAtacccccccaccccccaccaccaccactgcctgctgatggtggtggtggtggtggggtggtggtggtggtggtactactggtactactactactactatacagcTAA
- the LOC123501968 gene encoding zinc finger protein 628-like isoform X1 → MASSDLSFRGGKHSQTHPNITTLSKPATATTLTTATATAYHHTLPHLTAPHLYHSTDRSPLEDENDNLVNEAREKEKAFIDSSQNEQYLTEDSSGFDPPPPLPLYGVGGAVRRVRVGGDDGPPMVYSVRLHAEQVLVSRILGINAETGDKMELYKCFMCGVAFPSVSRLQAHLWTHKQRFVCSKCSFSCDSRVVFSSHVQREHLSATGGGGVAGAGGRREEGPGQQQRGVVGQEDPSNAENTVTVAALLSALREKARAGGRAGQTGLGNISPAPDDETDCSSGEDSYASPGCDAGQVGAGQGQAGQDEAGHGAEEMFKMYSCRFCGKKFDRAFSCNRHERVHTGYKPCFCRVCGRGFSEPRNLRHHVIRFHSDGSLRHLIKRDRRRKGENDPSTTIQAPVSPSPPLPHTTLPQLAILPQETRLKDVLKETANKLISSSNIDISGLSGKTGLEITLTKNDAPPQSAPKVPSAPQSPSPPPSKPHPQVSIHKQEEGNTSAAAAAAAAAAVTTYTTSLTKIIAASLDTDSSRGNGRRMAGLGVETGVGQGSYRGQDLEPGEIRLDGRARIIEGESGRRLVVAEDEEGMDHSPHFSNYAPRLNIVQEPIDRDKALVPITDDIGRTFFECPYCHKLFGSTSDMNRHLDFHEDLRPYNCEYCDYSARTNSQLKVHKMRHEGIKLYSCDVCNYNGVTQSDLNRHKKTQSHIARSQNICSICGLGFYTTSQKQVHIVQCHPEVEGASSLIQMSMGPPVVPLIPPHPPPPPLPADGGGGGGVVVVVVLLVLLLLLYS, encoded by the exons atgGCGTCCTCTGACCTAAGCTTTCGAGGTGGCAAGCACTcacagacacacccaaacattaCCACACTTTCCAAGCCTGCCAcagccaccacactcaccacagccACTGCCACAGCCTACCACCACACTCTGCCACACCTCACAGCGCCACACCTCTACCACAGCACGGATCGGAGCCCCCTGGAGGATGAGAACGACAATTTAGTGAACGAggcaagggagaaagagaaagcattTATCGACTCAAGTCAAAATGAACAATATTTGACCGAGGACTCTTCAGGATTTGACCCCCCCCCTCCCCTGCCTCTGTATGGGGTGGGGGGCGCTGTGAGGAGGGTGCGTGTAGGAGGGGATGATGGCCCCCCTATGGTGTACAGTGTGCGCCTTCATGCAgagcag gtccTAGTGTCGAGAATTCTGGGCATTAACGCAGAAACAGGGGACAAAATGGAGCTTTACAAATGCTTCATGTGTGGAGTTGCCTTCCCATCAGTGTCCAGGCTCCAGGCACACCTCTGGACACACAAACAGCGCTTCGTCTGCAGTAAATGTAGCTTCTCCTGTGATTCGAGGGTCGTGTTCTCCAGCCATGTGCAACGGGAGCATCTCTCGGCTActgggggtggtggtgtggctggtgctggtggtaggaG GGAGGAGGGCCcggggcagcagcagcggggCGTGGTGGGGCAAGAGGACCCAAGCAACGCAGAGAACACCGTCACTGTGGCTGCATTACTGTCCGCCCTGAGAGAGAAGGctcgggcgggcgggcgggctggACAGACGGGGCTCGGAAACATAAGCCCTGCCCCGGATGATGAAACAGACTGCAGCAGCGGCGAGGACTCATACGCTTCCCCGGGGTGTGACGCGGGGCAGGTCGGCGCAGGGCAGGGCCAGGCGGGGCAGGATGAGGCGGGGCATGGGGCGGAGGAGATGTTCAAAATGTACTCCTGTCGTTTCTGTGGGAAGAAGTTTGACCGCGCTTTCTCCTGCAACAGACATGAGCGGGTCCACACGGGGTACAAGCCATGTTTTTGCAGGGTGTGTGGTCGGGGTTTCTCGGAGCCCCGGAATTTACGACACCACGTCATCAGATTCCACAGCGACGGGTCCTTACGGCATCTAATAAAACGCGACAGGCGGCGTAAGGGGGAAAACGACCCCTCTACGACCATCCAAGCGCCTGTGTCCCCCTCGCCACctctgccacacaccacactaccacagcTTGCCATTCTACCACAGGAAACGAGACTAAAGGACGTTTTGAAGGAAACCGCGAATAAATTGATATCGTCATCAAATATAGACATATCGGGGCTGTCTGGAAAAACGGGGCTGGAAATCACACTAACTAAAAATGATGCCCCGCCCCAGTCAGCCCCAAAAGTCCCCTCAGCACCCCAGTCGCCTTCCCCGCCCCCCTCCAAGCCACATCCGCAAGTTTCCATACATAAGCAGGAGGAAGGCAACACatctgctgccgccgccgctgctgccgctgctgctgtcacCACGTACACCACCAGCCTCACCAAGATCATCGCTGCGTCGTTGGAta CAGATTCCAGTCGGGGCAACGGGAGGCGGATGGCGGGGCTTGGCGTGGAGACAGGTGTGGGGCAAGGAAGCTACAGGGGGCAAGATTTGGAGCCAGGAGAGATCAGGCTGGATGGCAGAGCTCGGATTATtgaaggagagagtgggaggcgATTAGTGGTGGccgaggatgaggaagggatggaCCACTCGCCACATTTCTCTAACTATGcacccag GCTGAACATCGTGCAGGAGCCCATCGACCGCGACAAGGCTTTGGTCCCCATCACTGACGACATTGGCAGGACATTCTTCGAGTGTCCTTACTGCCACAAGCTGTTTGGAAGCACCTCAGACATGAACAGACATTTAGATTTCCatgaag ACTTGCGGCCATACAACTGTGAATATTGCGACTACTCTGCTCGGACAAATAGCCAACTCAAAGTGCACAAGATGAGACATgagg gcatcaAGCTGTACAGTTGTGACGTGTGTAACTACAATGGAGTGACGCAGAGTGACTTGAACAGACACAAGAAGACACAAAGCCACATTGCTCGCAGTCAGAACATATGCTCCATCTGTGGGCTTGGATTCTACACCACCTCACAGAAACAG gtTCACATAGTACAGTGTCACCCAGAAGTAGAAGGTGCCTCGTCCCTAATTCAAATGAGTATGGGCCCCCCGGTGGTTCCCCTCAtacccccccaccccccaccaccaccactgcctgctgatggtggtggtggtggtggggtggtggtggtggtggtactactggtactactactactactatacagcTAA
- the LOC123501996 gene encoding 39S ribosomal protein L22, mitochondrial-like, protein MGGQITKTQPLSPLLAPQAPLLAPSAPPPGQPLHTTGAIQKNAKMRWEYLNTKIYKPTPTGEEERPAFVCHVKKNIKYSPEKMWYIACLVRGLKVDDALAQLQFVSQKGAVHVREALEEAKELAVKDHYVEFPSHLWVSESFVGRGIVYRGFRRHARRRFGKVEYRHCHYFLTLEEGTPPQQYYSYKARPAPEEMLKDYLENLRRRNVPYAI, encoded by the exons ATGGGGGGCCAAATCACCAAGACCCAGCCCCTCAGCCCCCTCTTAGCCCCCCAAGCTCCTCTCCTAGCCCCCTCAGCCCCCCCTCCAGGACAGCCCCTCCACACGACGGGGGCCATTCAGAAGAACGCGAAGATGAGGTGGGAATATTTGAACACCAAGATTTACAAACCCACGCccactggggaggaggagaggcccgcg tttgtaTGCCACGTGAAGAAGAACATCAAATACAGCCCAGAGAAGATGTGGTATATTGCCTGCTTGGTGCGCGGGCTCAAGGTGGATGACGCCCTTGCCCAGCTGCAGTTTGTGAGTCAGAAGGGCGCTGTGCACGTGAGGGAGGCACTGGAGGAGGCAAAGGAACTGGCTGTCAAGGACCATTACGTGGAGTTTCCGAGTCATTTGTGGGTTT CGGAGTCATTCGTGGGGCGTGGCATCGTGTACCGTGGCTTCAGGAGACACGCGCGGCGGAGGTTTGGCAAGGTGGAGTATAGGCACTGCCACTATTTCCTGACCCTGGAGGAAGGCACGCCACCCCAGCAGTATTACTCTTACAAGGCCAGACCAGCCCCGGAGGAGATGCTGAAAGATTATTTAGAGAAtttgagaaggaggaatgtgCCGTATGCTAtatag